Below is a window of Sulfurisphaera ohwakuensis DNA.
ACTAGATTAGGATCACTTTTTGTCATAATTCTAGATAGTCCCTTTAAACTCATATATCCTTTTTTAACGCCATGAACAATTTTAGCTTGAGTTTGGATGGTCCAATATAATTTGCTTTTTTTAAACTCCCTCTCGAAATTTTTCTCATTGAGCAATGAATCTGCTAAGAGTTTTGCTGATATTATTGAGGGTCTAATTCCTTCTCCAGTTAGAGGATATACAGTGCCTAAGGCTTCACCTATAAATCTCCCGTTTAATCTCTCTTCTAGAATACCAAAATCTGATACTCTTGCTCCATGAAAATTGAGTATTTTTCCCTTTAAAATTCTCTTTATTCTCTCTTTAAGAAAGGGTATATCAGCCCATCCCCCAATTCCAATTTTACTTCCATTTTCGTCTGGAAATATCCATGCATAACCTAATAAATCACTATAGAAATAAAATTCTACTATTTCTTTATCTATTTGGTAATCAGTTATATATTGAATGGCGGGAATTGTGTTATCTTTAGGTAATGAGTAATGACCGTTAGCATAAATCATTTTGTCTGCAATTATTTTTGTTCCTTCTGTAGTAAAATACTCGCCATCTTTTTCTATTATTTTTATGTTATATTTTACCTCTACTTTTTCAGCAATATTCTTAAGAAAAATTGGCTTATTTATTATATATCCTAACTTTTTATTTACTCGAATATCATGTACTAGTTTATCATCAAGGTATATCCTAAATCCTTTTATTTCACTTATAATAGCCTCTTTAGTTATTGGTACATAATCTTCAATACCAGAAATTAATCCCCATGCACATGGTTTCAGACCTACATCATTAAGTCCTTCATAGACTGTAACGTTATATTTGGTACCCTTTAAGAACCATGCTAATGCTAATCCCGCAGGACCTGCCCCTATTACACCAATATCCATTTAATTTCACTTCCTAAGATAGAGTAATATTAGTATTCCTACTATAATCGTTCCAGAATATAATATAATTAATTGATAAAAGTTTGCTAAGTATCTTCCTATTATAGCTCCTATAATTAGAACGAGTAAGAATGCAACATAACCATTACCAAAAGTTAAAAGATTTCTAGATATAAGCTTAGATATAAATGGCTTTATTGAAATTATAAATTGAAATATAAAGGGTAAGACGTAAATAAGTCCTACTATAGCAAAAAGTCTAGGTTTCACTGGTAGAGCAAAGAAAATTCCTAATGTGATTCCCAGTGCATAAACCCCAGAAAAATATAGGCCAACTATTCTACTTTTGAGTGTGGTCCAAGTCTTATATGTTGTCATTATGTATATTACGATGGCTAAATCTATGGTTGATAGGGCTACAAAGGCTGGAAAATTTAGCAAATATGCTGGAATAATAGGTAAGGCTATTAATAATATAGAAATTAATATTAATGTGGCTGTATTCAACTTAGCTCATAACTATACCTTAATACTAAATATAAAATTCTAATGCTAATGGTTATTACGAAAAGATAATATAGCATTTGAATCAAATAATCTAAAGGTGAAGAGAGTTTGAAGCTACTAGTAATGGGGAATATTAGATTTCCAGAGCCTCATGTAGAAAGTACATTATCTTCCATAATCAAGAAAGAGGAACCAGAAACAATAGTTTTAGATGGGGATACAACACAGTGTTACTGGGATTATGAATGTCCAAGGGTAATTGATGTTCTTTATGTTATAAGAAGTTTAGCTCCTTGGGCACAAATTGTCTATATTCAAGGAGACATGGATCCTCATGCAATTAAGTGTATTATGGCAGAACCAAGATATAGGGAAGAGATAATAGCTACTACAACATATATTGCTGAAGTTTCATCTACTAAATATTTCATACTTCATGGTCATCAAGGCGATATCGACCAGTTAAGACGAAGTATATCTGCAGGCCCTTGGGACTGGTTAGTTGTTGCCCAACATAAAAGATTAGAAATAGATAAATTAGCAAGAGTTATTTATATAGGTGGTGTAACAAAAGAGTTCCCGCCTGAGGCAAGAGGATACCTTGTTATAACTGATTCTACTCACTATATAAGACAAATCAGGAGCTAACACCCATTATTGCATTCTTAACTAGTTTGTAAATCTTCACATTGTAAAACTCTTCGATTATCTCATCCTTACTTTTCCCTGTTTCCCAAACTTTATAATTATCAATGAAAATTTCATTTCTATTAGATTTAGAGAAGAATATCTCTTTTTCTCCTTTTAATCTTCTTAGAATACCTATAACAGATAGTAGCTCCTTATCTATTTTTTCATATAAGACTTGAATTATCATAATATATTATATTCTCTCATATCCATTATATGGGCTAACTAGTTATACCTAGTATTTTCAAATCCAAACGAAAATCACTAATACTTTACATTTCTACAATAAAATATGCAGTATAAAAATATTCTTACATTAATATCTGTAAATAATGATAATTTCGAAAATTATTTTAGAAAAATATTTTTGGATGTGAGAAGTAGTGGAAGTAAAAAAACTACTATTAACGTTTTTACTGAAATACAATACCCAGAACTAGTAACGCTTATAAGAGAAGCACTACTTGAAAACATAGATATTGGGTATGAGTTATTCTTATGGAAGAAAAACGAGGTGGATATTTTTTTAAAAAATCTGGAGAAATCTGAAGTCGATGGTTTACTAGTTTATTGTGATGATGAAAACAAAGTTTTTATGTCAAAAATAGTAGATAATCTTCCTACTGCTATAAAAAGAAATTTAATAAAAGATTTTTGCAGAAAACTTTCATAAACAGAATACTGTAGATAGTTTTTTAATTATTAATAGAGAGTATAAATACCGATTTGGTTTGAAGGAGTTAAAATATGATGTACTCATTATTGGAGGAGGTTTTGCCGGAGCATCAACAGCTTTTCATTTGGCTGGAAAAGGATTAAAAGTGCTATTAGTTGATAGCAAACCGTGGAATAGAATTGGAGATAAACCATGTGGTGATGCAGTAAGTAAGGCGCATTTCGATAGGCTTGGAATGCCTTATCCTAAAGGTGAAGAATTAGAGAATAAGATTAGCGGTATAAAACTGTATAGTCCAGATATGAAAACTGTATGGACTGTAAATGGAGAAGGATTTGAGCTAAATGCTCCTCTTTATAATCAACGAATACTTAGAGAAGCTGAGAGTAAAGGCGTAGAAATATGGGATCAAACTACTGCGATGAAACCATTGTTTGAAAACGGCTTTGTTAAAGGTGCAGTATTATATAATAGAAGAAGCAATGAGGAAGTTGCTGTATATTCGAAAGTTTTAGTTGATGCAACGGGATATTCAAGAAGTGTAAGAAGCAAATTACCGCAAGAATTACCTATTGCAGAAGATCTAGATGAAAAAGATGCTGATATTGCGTATAGAGAGGTATTATTAACTAGAGATGACATTGAAGATCACGATTACCTGAGAATTTTCGTTACACAGAAAGCTTCTCCTGGCGGATACTGGTGGTATTTTCCTAAAGGCAAGAATAAAGTTAATGTAGGACTAGGTATTCAGGGGGGAATGGGTTATCCTAGTGTTCATGTCTTTTACCAAAAATATTTAGACTCATATGCCCCAGATGTTGACAAATCAAGGCTTTTAGTTAAAGGAGGGGCTTTAGTTCCAACAAGAAGACCATTATATACAATGGTGTGGAATGGTATTATAGCTGTTGGAGATTCTGCATATACTGTAAATCCAGTTCACGGAGGAGGGAAGGGTTCAGCCATGATATCCGGTTATTGTGCAGCTAAAACTATACTTAATGCTTTTGAAAAAGGTGACTTTTCAGCTCAAGGATTATGGGATATGAATATATGTTATATAAATGAATATGGAGCAAAACAAGCTAGCCTTGATATATTTAGAAGATTTTTACAGAAACTCAGTGATGATGATATAAACTATGGAATGAACAAGAAAGTTCTAAAAGAGGAGGATTTACTTGAAGCAAGTGAAAAAGGTGATCTTCACTTATCAGTAGCGGAAAAAGCTATGAGGATAATTGCAGGATTAGGTAGACCTTCTCTATTAATGAAATTAAAAACAGTAGCAGAATACATGAAAAATATTAAGCAATTATATTACAATTATCCTAGATCCCCATCTGGCTTACAAATATGGAAAACCCAAGTTGATAGATTAATCTCAGAATTTAATATGAACATTAGTAAGTAAAATAAAAATTATAGTAAGGATAAAAGGTGTAACTAAAGGAATCCAAAACGTTTTCATTGTATACCCTCCTACTTCTTCTAGTGCATTTACCATTAATGATATAATTGATCCTAGTATTTTAACCCCTTTTATTTCTATTCCTTTAAAAGATATAGTGGTTTTTAATGCTTGGCTTTTGGCTTTTAATGTTAATTCAAGCGCTTTTTCCACTAATTGCTCACATGGTTGGGCTGGGATGTAAAGATCTCCAAAAACTGTACCAGTACAACTATGATCGTCTGGCGTTACAAGTATGGGATAGTTAACTACACCTTTCAGTTTTTCTCTGATTTTTACGGTCAGATTCGGATCAGCATTGTTTGA
It encodes the following:
- a CDS encoding digeranylgeranylglycerophospholipid reductase, with product MKELKYDVLIIGGGFAGASTAFHLAGKGLKVLLVDSKPWNRIGDKPCGDAVSKAHFDRLGMPYPKGEELENKISGIKLYSPDMKTVWTVNGEGFELNAPLYNQRILREAESKGVEIWDQTTAMKPLFENGFVKGAVLYNRRSNEEVAVYSKVLVDATGYSRSVRSKLPQELPIAEDLDEKDADIAYREVLLTRDDIEDHDYLRIFVTQKASPGGYWWYFPKGKNKVNVGLGIQGGMGYPSVHVFYQKYLDSYAPDVDKSRLLVKGGALVPTRRPLYTMVWNGIIAVGDSAYTVNPVHGGGKGSAMISGYCAAKTILNAFEKGDFSAQGLWDMNICYINEYGAKQASLDIFRRFLQKLSDDDINYGMNKKVLKEEDLLEASEKGDLHLSVAEKAMRIIAGLGRPSLLMKLKTVAEYMKNIKQLYYNYPRSPSGLQIWKTQVDRLISEFNMNISK
- a CDS encoding phosphoesterase; translation: MKLLVMGNIRFPEPHVESTLSSIIKKEEPETIVLDGDTTQCYWDYECPRVIDVLYVIRSLAPWAQIVYIQGDMDPHAIKCIMAEPRYREEIIATTTYIAEVSSTKYFILHGHQGDIDQLRRSISAGPWDWLVVAQHKRLEIDKLARVIYIGGVTKEFPPEARGYLVITDSTHYIRQIRS
- a CDS encoding NAD(P)/FAD-dependent oxidoreductase produces the protein MDIGVIGAGPAGLALAWFLKGTKYNVTVYEGLNDVGLKPCAWGLISGIEDYVPITKEAIISEIKGFRIYLDDKLVHDIRVNKKLGYIINKPIFLKNIAEKVEVKYNIKIIEKDGEYFTTEGTKIIADKMIYANGHYSLPKDNTIPAIQYITDYQIDKEIVEFYFYSDLLGYAWIFPDENGSKIGIGGWADIPFLKERIKRILKGKILNFHGARVSDFGILEERLNGRFIGEALGTVYPLTGEGIRPSIISAKLLADSLLNEKNFEREFKKSKLYWTIQTQAKIVHGVKKGYMSLKGLSRIMTKSDPNLVLKVAIGDFDSFDIIKLFGRMII
- a CDS encoding DUF5751 family protein gives rise to the protein MQYKNILTLISVNNDNFENYFRKIFLDVRSSGSKKTTINVFTEIQYPELVTLIREALLENIDIGYELFLWKKNEVDIFLKNLEKSEVDGLLVYCDDENKVFMSKIVDNLPTAIKRNLIKDFCRKLS